Proteins found in one Pocillopora verrucosa isolate sample1 chromosome 12, ASM3666991v2, whole genome shotgun sequence genomic segment:
- the LOC131778556 gene encoding histone H3, translating to MARTKQTARKSTGGKAPRKQLATKAARKSAPATGGVKKPHRYRPGTVALREIRRYQKSTELLIRKLPFQRLVREIAQDFKTDLRFQSSAVMALQEASEAYLVGLFEDTNLCAIHAKRVTIMPKDIQLARRIRGERA from the coding sequence ATGGCACGTACGAAACAAACTGCACGAAAATCAACCGGTGGAAAAGCTCCCCGAAAACAGCTCGCCACAAAGGCAGCTCGTAAGAGCGCTCCTGCCACCGGTGGAGTCAAGAAGCCTCATCGTTACAGACCTGGTACAGTCGCTCTTCGTGAGATCCGTCGTTACCAGAAATCCACCGAGCTCTTGATCCGCAAGCTGCCCTTCCAGCGCCTTGTGCGAGAAATCGCTCAAGATTTCAAGACAGATCTGCGTTTCCAAAGCTCTGCTGTGATGGCTCTTCAAGAAGCTAGCGAGGCTTACCTTGTTGGTCTGTTTGAAGACACCAACTTGTGCGCCATCCACGCCAAGCGTGTCACTATTATGCCCAAGGACATTCAGTTGGCCCGCCGAATCCGCGGAGAGAGAGCATAA